The proteins below come from a single Salinilacihabitans rarus genomic window:
- a CDS encoding 2,3-butanediol dehydrogenase, with amino-acid sequence MQAATYHDRGDIRVEDVDEGDVGPEQVRIEVDSCGICGSDLHEYAAGPIFVPADEPHPVSRETAPIRMGHEYSGVVTGVGSAVTDFEPGDAVAVNPILYCGECRQCRRGAYHICDSIGFVGLSGGDGGFAESAVLDAERVVPLGDDVPVEYGALVEPLAVALHAVRRSGLQAGDSVAVFGSGPIGLAVVQCARVAGAGTIYVSEPRAARRERASECGADVLVDPSSTDAVEEIATATGGGVDVAFEVAGVEASYNAAVESTAPGGLTTVVSIWEEEVSSHLNTVVLGERTVTGTLAYLGGPRADEEYGMVIEMLADGRLDPDPFITGRIGLEEIVEDGFERLLDPESDHVKILVKPN; translated from the coding sequence ATGCAAGCAGCAACGTATCACGACCGAGGGGACATTCGCGTCGAAGACGTCGACGAAGGGGACGTCGGTCCGGAACAGGTCCGAATCGAGGTCGATTCCTGCGGCATCTGCGGCTCGGACCTCCACGAGTACGCCGCCGGCCCCATCTTCGTACCCGCCGACGAACCGCACCCGGTGTCACGGGAGACCGCGCCGATCCGAATGGGACACGAGTACAGCGGCGTCGTCACCGGGGTCGGTTCGGCGGTGACCGACTTCGAACCCGGCGACGCCGTCGCCGTCAACCCGATCCTCTACTGCGGCGAGTGTCGCCAGTGTCGGCGCGGTGCGTACCACATCTGCGATTCGATCGGGTTCGTCGGCCTCTCGGGCGGCGACGGCGGATTCGCCGAGAGCGCCGTCCTCGACGCGGAGCGCGTCGTTCCGCTCGGCGACGACGTCCCGGTCGAGTACGGCGCGCTGGTCGAACCGCTGGCCGTCGCCCTCCACGCGGTGCGTCGCTCCGGACTGCAGGCCGGCGACTCGGTAGCGGTGTTCGGGAGCGGCCCGATCGGACTGGCCGTCGTCCAGTGTGCCCGGGTGGCCGGCGCGGGGACGATCTACGTCTCGGAACCGCGGGCGGCGAGACGCGAGCGCGCGAGCGAGTGCGGGGCCGACGTACTCGTCGATCCGTCGAGCACGGACGCCGTCGAGGAAATCGCGACGGCCACCGGCGGGGGCGTCGACGTCGCGTTCGAGGTCGCGGGCGTCGAGGCCTCGTACAACGCGGCGGTCGAGAGCACGGCGCCGGGCGGCCTGACGACGGTCGTGAGCATCTGGGAGGAGGAAGTGAGCAGCCACCTGAACACCGTCGTCCTCGGCGAGCGGACGGTGACCGGCACCCTCGCGTACCTCGGCGGGCCGCGGGCCGACGAGGAGTACGGGATGGTGATCGAGATGCTGGCCGACGGACGCCTCGACCCCGACCCGTTCATCACCGGCCGCATCGGCCTCGAAGAGATCGTCGAGGACGGGTTCGAGCGGCTCCTCGACCCCGAGAGCGATCACGTGAAGATCCTCGTCAAGCCGAACTGA
- the hflX gene encoding GTPase HflX, producing MRTSRTNEANEANGIDAIVAARSASGPVETDEIEALASAAGYEVVDAVTQVGPEDPGTHFGSGKAAELAARAADLGAGTVVVDGSLTPGQHHALERRLPDGTRLLDRYRLVLGIFERGAGSRRARLQVELARLRYDLPRLIESADEGLLNEVTESGTPVYDVRDRIDRLERTLDDLPDPTEQFRRRRREQGFDLVTLAGYTNAGKSTLLRRLADDVSFADGDAAAGGATAGADAVSGKDAAASVADRLFETLETTTRRATLEGRPTLVTDTVGFVDDLPHDLVRSFSATLSEAGAADVVVLVADASDPVETFRERLAVSLDALAEQGVEDERIVPALNKVDLLGADERARRVALAEDRAPASAAAPIPVSVREGTNLGALVDAVLNRLPTDRATIRLPNCDEAMRVVSRAYDRTAVDDVDYAGDAVTLRCRGRPSVLERLRASARGIDG from the coding sequence ATGCGAACGTCACGAACGAACGAAGCGAACGAAGCGAACGGAATCGACGCTATCGTCGCGGCCCGGTCGGCGTCGGGCCCCGTCGAGACCGACGAGATCGAAGCGCTCGCGAGCGCCGCCGGCTACGAAGTCGTCGACGCGGTGACGCAGGTCGGCCCCGAGGACCCGGGGACGCACTTCGGGAGCGGCAAGGCCGCCGAACTCGCCGCCCGCGCCGCGGACCTGGGCGCGGGCACCGTCGTCGTCGACGGTTCCCTCACGCCCGGCCAGCACCACGCGCTCGAACGCCGCCTGCCCGACGGGACGCGCCTGCTCGACCGCTATCGGCTCGTCCTCGGGATTTTCGAGCGAGGGGCGGGGAGCCGCCGGGCGCGACTGCAGGTCGAACTGGCCCGGCTCCGGTACGACCTGCCGCGGCTGATCGAGTCCGCCGACGAGGGCCTGCTCAACGAGGTCACCGAGAGCGGGACGCCCGTCTACGACGTCCGCGACCGGATCGACCGACTGGAGCGCACGCTAGACGACCTGCCGGACCCGACCGAACAGTTCAGGCGACGCCGCCGCGAGCAGGGGTTCGACCTCGTGACGCTCGCGGGCTACACGAACGCCGGGAAGTCGACCCTGCTGCGGCGGCTGGCCGACGACGTCTCTTTCGCGGACGGCGACGCCGCCGCGGGTGGCGCGACCGCCGGTGCCGACGCGGTCTCCGGGAAGGACGCCGCGGCGTCGGTCGCCGACCGGCTGTTCGAGACCCTGGAGACGACCACCCGGCGGGCGACGCTGGAGGGGCGGCCCACGCTCGTCACGGACACGGTCGGCTTCGTCGACGACCTCCCACACGACCTCGTGCGGTCGTTCAGCGCGACGCTCTCGGAGGCCGGGGCCGCCGACGTCGTCGTCCTCGTCGCGGACGCGAGCGACCCCGTCGAGACGTTCCGCGAGCGCCTCGCCGTCTCGCTCGACGCGCTCGCCGAGCAGGGCGTCGAGGACGAGCGGATCGTCCCGGCGCTGAACAAGGTCGACCTGCTCGGGGCCGACGAACGGGCGCGACGGGTCGCGCTCGCCGAGGACCGCGCGCCCGCGTCCGCGGCGGCGCCGATCCCGGTGAGCGTCCGCGAGGGGACGAACCTCGGGGCGCTCGTCGACGCGGTCCTGAACCGACTCCCGACGGACCGGGCGACGATCCGGCTGCCCAACTGCGACGAGGCGATGCGGGTCGTCTCGCGGGCGTACGACCGGACGGCGGTCGACGACGTCGACTACGCCGGGGACGCGGTCACCCTGCGGTGTCGCGGCCGGCCGTCGGTCCTCGAACGGCTGCGGGCGTCGGCGCGGGGGATCGACGGCTGA
- a CDS encoding DsbA family protein has protein sequence MDISRRAFAKRAAATTALVGVAGCIGDGDDDEFELSGDDVLPPAVAGDPDADVTVMAFEDFSCPHCAQYALGVYPRIEAAYVDPGHVRYEHRDFPIPVDETWSWAVAGAARSVQERGGDEAFWPFVSEIYEHLGDYSYETIAAVADGVGVDGEAVAADAEEGAYRDDLEAERGRGADAGVEGTPTVVVDGEVTENYEWETIESAIEDALE, from the coding sequence ATGGACATTTCGCGACGGGCGTTCGCGAAGCGCGCGGCGGCGACGACGGCGCTCGTGGGCGTCGCCGGCTGTATCGGTGACGGCGACGACGACGAGTTCGAGCTATCCGGCGATGACGTCCTGCCGCCGGCGGTCGCCGGCGATCCGGACGCCGACGTCACCGTGATGGCCTTCGAGGACTTCAGCTGTCCGCACTGCGCGCAGTACGCGCTGGGCGTCTACCCGCGGATCGAGGCCGCGTACGTCGACCCCGGCCACGTCAGGTACGAACACCGCGACTTCCCAATCCCGGTCGACGAGACGTGGTCGTGGGCCGTGGCGGGCGCGGCGCGGTCGGTCCAGGAACGTGGCGGCGACGAGGCGTTCTGGCCGTTCGTAAGCGAGATCTACGAACACCTCGGCGACTACTCCTACGAGACGATCGCGGCCGTCGCCGACGGGGTCGGCGTCGACGGCGAGGCCGTGGCGGCCGACGCCGAAGAGGGCGCCTACCGGGACGACCTCGAAGCCGAGCGCGGGCGCGGGGCGGACGCCGGCGTCGAGGGAACGCCCACGGTCGTCGTCGACGGCGAGGTCACCGAGAACTACGAGTGGGAGACCATCGAGTCGGCCATCGAGGACGCCCTCGAATAG
- a CDS encoding DNA-directed RNA polymerase subunit P: protein MSYKCSRCKRDVQLDEYGGVRCPYCGHRVLLKERSRDVKEVDVE from the coding sequence ATGAGCTACAAGTGCTCCCGCTGTAAACGCGACGTCCAGCTCGACGAGTACGGCGGCGTCCGCTGTCCGTACTGTGGCCACCGCGTTCTGCTGAAAGAGCGCAGCCGGGACGTCAAGGAAGTCGACGTCGAGTAA
- a CDS encoding zinc-ribbon domain-containing protein — protein MSAGVEPGPGDGIACPECEAVVAEGSVYCSNCGAKLADAMAGP, from the coding sequence TTGTCCGCGGGCGTCGAACCCGGACCGGGCGACGGCATCGCCTGCCCCGAGTGCGAGGCGGTCGTCGCCGAGGGGTCGGTCTACTGCAGCAACTGCGGGGCGAAACTCGCCGACGCGATGGCGGGGCCCTGA
- a CDS encoding DUF3194 domain-containing protein, whose translation MSTEDPSDEAVVRTAADAAEEVIFSRYKQSTVRDYDVTVVFEDGVLEVDVYLNAPDEAGGPDPEVVADDAALAARRAVDDLFGE comes from the coding sequence ATGTCGACCGAGGACCCGTCCGACGAGGCGGTCGTGCGGACCGCCGCCGACGCCGCCGAGGAGGTGATATTCTCGCGGTACAAGCAGTCTACGGTCCGCGACTACGACGTCACCGTCGTCTTCGAGGACGGGGTGCTCGAAGTGGACGTCTACCTCAACGCCCCCGACGAGGCCGGCGGCCCCGATCCCGAGGTCGTCGCCGACGACGCCGCGCTGGCCGCGCGGCGGGCGGTCGACGACCTGTTCGGGGAGTGA
- a CDS encoding DUF2103 domain-containing protein, with protein sequence MECRQCASPLDRPGDYCLVCREANADAVVLDAARDRATLTMLDGEARVGATTVTTTPEEGEAEIVELRNFAGRIGDEIRRKRPEEVYAAGDRDVIRAVRRDVHYPFYRVDGDDPVETVLDRREGRALDVVDLAPAEKIGGSHSTLIGGRAGMRAIRVVADHPHVKKVIPGPIDAGGTGSQSGLRAKVTRADDGGNVRMLLRDGSSVQENRVVTTARDRELGEVIREDLNDALVEEGLR encoded by the coding sequence ATGGAGTGCCGGCAGTGTGCCTCGCCGCTCGACCGCCCCGGCGACTACTGTCTGGTCTGTCGCGAGGCCAACGCCGACGCGGTCGTCCTCGACGCGGCCCGCGACCGGGCGACGCTCACCATGCTCGACGGGGAGGCACGCGTCGGCGCGACGACCGTCACGACGACGCCCGAGGAGGGCGAGGCCGAGATCGTCGAACTGCGGAACTTCGCGGGCCGGATCGGCGACGAGATCCGCCGCAAGCGCCCCGAGGAGGTGTACGCGGCCGGCGACCGCGACGTCATCAGGGCCGTCCGGCGGGACGTCCACTACCCGTTTTATCGCGTCGACGGCGACGACCCCGTGGAGACGGTACTCGACCGGCGCGAGGGCCGCGCGCTCGACGTCGTCGATCTGGCGCCCGCGGAGAAGATCGGCGGCAGCCACTCGACGCTGATCGGCGGGCGGGCGGGGATGCGCGCGATTCGGGTCGTCGCGGACCACCCGCACGTCAAGAAGGTGATCCCGGGACCGATCGACGCCGGCGGCACCGGATCGCAGTCGGGCCTGCGCGCGAAGGTGACCCGCGCGGACGACGGCGGCAACGTCCGGATGCTGCTGCGCGACGGGTCGAGCGTCCAGGAGAACCGCGTGGTGACGACCGCCCGCGACCGCGAACTCGGCGAGGTGATCCGCGAGGACCTCAACGACGCGCTCGTCGAGGAGGGGCTTCGGTGA
- a CDS encoding KEOPS complex subunit Pcc1, giving the protein MFSHDAVLEFEYDDRRRARIVAESVAREVGEIDDERSRTTIDRDCRTVRIEVDARDLVALRAALNTWFGLTDVAERAAAVGDGDERA; this is encoded by the coding sequence TTGTTCTCCCACGACGCGGTCCTCGAGTTCGAGTACGACGACCGGCGGCGGGCGCGGATCGTCGCCGAGAGCGTCGCCCGCGAGGTCGGCGAGATAGACGACGAGCGCTCGCGGACGACCATCGACCGCGACTGCCGGACCGTACGGATCGAGGTCGACGCCCGCGACCTCGTCGCGCTTCGAGCGGCGCTGAACACCTGGTTCGGGCTAACCGACGTCGCCGAACGGGCCGCCGCGGTCGGCGACGGCGACGAACGCGCCTGA
- a CDS encoding prefoldin subunit beta: MQGNLPPEAQEKIEELQGLQETAQTVAVQKQEADSSLTEAENALDELDDIDEETTMYRQIGELLVETDYDEAEEDLEEKVDNLEIRLETLEKQEERVQEQFEKLQEELQEMLGGAGGAMGGPTGPGGPGAGGA; the protein is encoded by the coding sequence ATGCAAGGAAATCTGCCCCCCGAGGCACAGGAGAAGATCGAGGAACTGCAGGGACTCCAGGAGACCGCCCAGACGGTCGCCGTCCAGAAGCAGGAGGCCGACTCCTCGCTCACCGAGGCCGAGAACGCCCTCGACGAACTCGATGACATCGACGAGGAGACGACGATGTACCGGCAGATCGGCGAACTGCTCGTCGAGACCGACTACGACGAGGCCGAGGAGGACCTCGAAGAGAAGGTCGACAACCTCGAGATCCGCCTCGAAACCCTCGAGAAGCAGGAAGAACGCGTCCAGGAGCAGTTCGAGAAGCTTCAGGAAGAGCTTCAGGAGATGCTCGGCGGCGCGGGCGGCGCGATGGGCGGCCCGACCGGCCCCGGCGGCCCGGGCGCCGGCGGCGCGTAA
- a CDS encoding 60S ribosomal protein L37a: MAERRKGKVGSAGRFGARYGRVARRRVTEIEDDMRNSQVDGDDVTRVGTGIWKNEETGEVFTGGAYRPETPAGRTVRRSIRAALADDGDE, encoded by the coding sequence ATGGCCGAACGACGGAAAGGAAAGGTCGGCAGCGCGGGACGGTTCGGCGCTCGCTACGGTCGCGTCGCGCGCCGTCGCGTCACCGAGATCGAAGACGACATGCGCAACTCCCAGGTCGACGGCGACGACGTCACCCGCGTCGGCACCGGCATCTGGAAGAACGAGGAGACCGGCGAGGTCTTCACCGGCGGCGCCTACCGCCCCGAGACGCCCGCCGGCCGGACGGTCCGGCGGTCGATCCGGGCCGCACTGGCCGACGACGGCGACGAGTGA
- a CDS encoding cation-translocating P-type ATPase has product MIRDENEQRTLWTEPVDDVLDRVDVSMDEGLTESEAERRRERFGSNELRDAERRRWWEILAAQFESVIVLLLAVAAGGAFLLGDVVEGAAIVAVLVVNGIIGFVTEMRAVSSMESLQEMTEIEARVRRDGDDREIPADELVPGDVVVVEAGDVVPADLRVVEPSRLQVDESALTGESVPVGKTNDPVDADAPLADRENMLYKGTYVTRGTAEAVVVATGTETELGRISASLREAAEEKTPLQEKLDELGRTLVPFLLVVATIVLVSGWLRGQDPFLMVETAIALAIATVPEGLPVVATLVLARGMWRMADRNALVTDLASVETLGSTDVICTDKTGTLTKNEMTVAAYELATGSVEVADDAVETFRRDGETRDEPRDPVLRAALEVGVLCNDASVTGADGETEATGDPMEVALLLAGLHGGFDRDALLDETPQVREVAFDPSVKMMATYHEVDERYAVAVKGAPEAVVDASTRLVTDEGVEELSPSERAAWIEKSDRMADDGLRVLALARKTVDSPEERPYEDLALIGLVGLIDPPREEVGPTVRRCQDAGMRVVMVTGDHAGTARNVARSVGLVDADDAEVVEGRHLDDPERLSEEEVDRFVSASVFARVSPENKLDLIDLHQTVGSIVAMTGDGVNDAPALKSADIGVAMGQRGTQVAQEASDMILQDDNFGSIYHAVREGRIIFSNIRKFVLYLMSCNLSELLAILLASLLGFPLPLLPLQILFLNVVTDVFPAFALGACEGSEDVMERPPRDPDEPIMTRTNWAELGLYGVLISAATVGALAVAGDLYAGGMGTEEAVTVSFLTLAFAQLWHVFDMREISADALRNEVTENRYVWGALALSALLLAGAVYLPGVSLALRTAPIGPEGWLVVFGMSLLPVAVAQTEREFRRRFGTPDFGARFERVEEALPRLH; this is encoded by the coding sequence ATGATACGAGACGAGAACGAGCAGCGGACGTTGTGGACGGAGCCGGTCGACGACGTTCTAGACCGGGTCGACGTATCGATGGACGAGGGTCTGACCGAGTCGGAAGCCGAGCGCAGACGCGAGCGGTTCGGGTCCAACGAGTTGCGCGACGCCGAGCGACGACGCTGGTGGGAGATCCTCGCGGCGCAGTTCGAGAGCGTCATCGTCTTGCTACTCGCGGTCGCGGCCGGCGGGGCGTTCCTGCTGGGGGACGTCGTCGAAGGGGCCGCGATCGTCGCCGTCCTCGTCGTCAACGGGATCATCGGCTTCGTCACCGAGATGCGGGCCGTCAGTTCGATGGAGAGCCTACAGGAGATGACGGAGATCGAAGCCCGGGTCCGGCGCGACGGCGACGACCGGGAGATTCCGGCGGACGAACTGGTCCCGGGCGACGTCGTCGTCGTCGAAGCCGGCGACGTCGTTCCGGCCGACCTGCGGGTGGTCGAGCCGTCCAGACTCCAGGTCGACGAGTCGGCGCTCACCGGCGAGTCCGTCCCCGTCGGGAAGACGAACGATCCCGTCGACGCGGACGCGCCCCTGGCCGACCGGGAGAACATGCTCTACAAGGGGACGTATGTGACGCGAGGGACCGCCGAGGCGGTGGTCGTGGCCACGGGGACGGAGACGGAACTGGGGCGGATCTCGGCGTCGCTCCGGGAGGCCGCCGAGGAGAAGACCCCGCTGCAGGAGAAACTCGACGAGCTCGGCCGGACGCTCGTTCCGTTCCTGCTCGTGGTGGCGACGATCGTGCTCGTCTCCGGCTGGCTCAGGGGTCAGGACCCGTTCCTGATGGTCGAGACGGCCATCGCGCTGGCGATCGCGACGGTGCCGGAGGGGCTGCCCGTCGTCGCCACGCTGGTGCTCGCGAGGGGGATGTGGCGGATGGCGGACCGCAACGCGCTCGTCACCGACCTCGCCTCCGTCGAGACGCTCGGCTCCACCGACGTCATCTGTACCGACAAGACCGGCACGCTGACGAAAAACGAGATGACCGTCGCCGCCTACGAACTGGCGACCGGTTCGGTCGAGGTCGCCGACGACGCAGTCGAGACGTTTCGCCGCGACGGCGAGACGCGGGACGAGCCGCGGGACCCCGTTTTGCGGGCGGCCCTCGAAGTCGGCGTGCTCTGTAACGACGCCTCCGTGACCGGGGCCGACGGCGAGACCGAGGCGACCGGCGATCCCATGGAGGTCGCGCTGCTGCTCGCGGGGCTACACGGCGGCTTCGATCGGGACGCCCTCCTCGACGAGACGCCGCAGGTCCGGGAGGTCGCCTTCGACCCGTCGGTCAAGATGATGGCGACGTACCACGAGGTCGACGAGCGGTACGCGGTCGCCGTGAAGGGCGCCCCGGAGGCGGTCGTCGACGCGTCCACCCGGCTGGTGACGGACGAGGGGGTCGAGGAGCTATCGCCGAGCGAGCGCGCGGCGTGGATCGAGAAGAGCGATCGGATGGCCGACGACGGGCTACGCGTCCTCGCGCTCGCCAGAAAGACCGTCGACAGCCCGGAGGAACGACCGTACGAGGATCTGGCGCTGATCGGGCTGGTCGGCCTGATCGACCCGCCCCGCGAGGAGGTCGGGCCGACCGTCCGGCGGTGTCAGGACGCCGGGATGCGCGTCGTCATGGTGACCGGCGATCACGCGGGGACGGCCAGAAACGTCGCCCGGAGCGTCGGGCTCGTCGACGCCGACGACGCCGAGGTCGTCGAGGGACGCCACCTCGACGACCCCGAACGCCTCTCCGAGGAGGAGGTCGACCGCTTCGTGAGCGCGTCCGTCTTCGCCCGGGTCAGCCCCGAGAACAAACTCGACCTGATCGACCTCCACCAGACAGTCGGCTCCATCGTCGCCATGACCGGCGACGGGGTCAACGACGCGCCGGCGCTGAAAAGCGCCGACATCGGCGTCGCGATGGGCCAGCGGGGAACCCAGGTCGCCCAGGAGGCGTCGGACATGATCCTCCAGGACGACAACTTCGGGAGCATCTACCACGCCGTCAGGGAGGGGCGGATCATCTTCAGCAACATCCGGAAGTTCGTGTTGTACCTCATGTCCTGTAACCTCAGCGAACTGCTGGCCATCCTGCTCGCCTCGCTGCTCGGCTTCCCGCTGCCGCTACTTCCCCTGCAGATCCTGTTTCTCAACGTCGTGACCGACGTCTTCCCGGCGTTCGCGCTCGGGGCCTGCGAGGGCAGCGAAGACGTCATGGAGAGGCCGCCGCGGGATCCCGACGAACCGATCATGACGCGGACCAACTGGGCCGAACTCGGGCTGTACGGGGTCCTGATCTCGGCCGCGACCGTCGGCGCGCTCGCCGTCGCCGGCGACCTGTACGCCGGGGGGATGGGGACCGAGGAAGCCGTCACGGTCTCGTTCCTCACGCTGGCGTTCGCCCAGCTCTGGCACGTCTTCGACATGCGGGAGATCAGCGCCGACGCCCTCCGGAACGAGGTCACGGAGAACCGGTACGTCTGGGGCGCGCTCGCGCTGTCGGCACTGCTCCTCGCCGGCGCCGTCTACCTGCCCGGCGTCTCGCTGGCGCTGCGCACCGCCCCCATCGGCCCGGAGGGGTGGCTGGTGGTGTTCGGGATGAGCCTGCTCCCCGTCGCCGTCGCCCAGACGGAACGCGAGTTCCGCCGGCGGTTCGGGACGCCCGACTTCGGGGCGCGGTTCGAACGCGTGGAGGAGGCGCTTCCTCGGCTCCACTGA
- the truD gene encoding tRNA pseudouridine(13) synthase TruD has translation MRRAHPTEQAVGIEYYVSETDGVGGRLRADDADFRVRELERFPTEPVDAPTDAYPHLVFRATLRGWDTNDFAARLSDALGISRERVSWAGTKDKHAVTTQLFSVYGADPAALPDVNGAAIEVLGRAGRAIEFGDLAGNAFELVVSDADAPANAAAITEELRAFGGREDGTIGVPNFFGGQRFGSRRPITHEVGLEIVRGNWEEAVLAYVGRPSEAEPEGTRAAREFVAESRDWSEALDRFPNRLRYERSMLHELAECDGDPGPETFRRALERVPSNLQRLFVHAAQSYAFNLMLSARLERGLPFDRPVAGDVVCFADRDAPEGLELPDTDREQRVDERRVRSVARHCERGRAFVTAPLVGTETDLADGEQGEIERAVLSDLDLSPADFDLPGEFHSTGTRRAILVRTDLDLGREPLTLSFALPKGSYATVVMREYLKVDPVALG, from the coding sequence ATGCGCCGAGCCCACCCGACCGAGCAGGCCGTCGGCATCGAGTACTACGTCAGCGAGACCGACGGGGTCGGCGGCCGCCTGCGCGCGGACGACGCCGACTTCCGCGTGCGCGAACTCGAACGCTTCCCGACCGAACCCGTCGACGCGCCGACCGACGCCTACCCGCACCTCGTCTTCCGGGCCACCCTGCGCGGGTGGGACACCAACGACTTCGCCGCCCGGCTCTCGGACGCGCTCGGAATCTCCCGCGAGCGCGTCTCGTGGGCCGGCACGAAGGACAAGCACGCGGTCACCACCCAGCTATTCTCCGTCTACGGCGCCGACCCCGCGGCCCTCCCCGACGTGAACGGCGCGGCGATCGAGGTGCTCGGCCGGGCGGGCCGGGCGATCGAGTTCGGCGACCTCGCGGGCAACGCGTTCGAACTCGTCGTGAGCGACGCCGACGCGCCGGCAAACGCCGCGGCGATCACCGAGGAGTTGCGGGCGTTCGGCGGCCGCGAGGACGGGACGATCGGCGTCCCCAACTTCTTCGGCGGGCAACGGTTCGGCAGTCGCCGGCCGATCACCCACGAGGTCGGACTCGAAATCGTCCGCGGGAACTGGGAGGAGGCGGTGCTGGCGTACGTCGGCCGGCCGTCCGAGGCCGAACCGGAGGGAACCCGCGCCGCGAGGGAGTTCGTCGCGGAGAGTCGCGACTGGAGCGAGGCGCTCGACCGCTTCCCGAACCGCCTGCGGTACGAGCGCTCGATGCTGCACGAACTCGCCGAGTGCGACGGCGACCCCGGCCCCGAGACCTTCCGCCGGGCGCTCGAACGGGTCCCCTCCAACCTCCAGCGGCTGTTCGTCCACGCCGCCCAGTCGTACGCGTTCAACCTGATGCTGAGCGCGCGCCTCGAACGGGGGCTGCCGTTCGACCGGCCGGTCGCGGGCGACGTGGTCTGTTTCGCCGACCGGGACGCCCCCGAGGGCCTCGAACTGCCCGACACCGACCGCGAGCAGCGCGTCGACGAGCGCCGGGTGCGCTCGGTCGCGCGCCACTGCGAGCGCGGGCGGGCGTTCGTCACCGCGCCGCTCGTCGGGACGGAGACGGACCTCGCCGACGGCGAGCAGGGCGAGATCGAACGCGCCGTGCTCTCCGACCTCGACCTCTCGCCGGCGGACTTCGACCTGCCGGGGGAGTTCCACTCGACGGGGACGCGTCGAGCGATCCTCGTCCGGACCGACCTCGACCTCGGCCGGGAGCCGCTGACGCTGTCGTTCGCGCTGCCGAAGGGGTCGTACGCGACGGTCGTGATGCGCGAGTACCTCAAGGTCGATCCGGTCGCGCTGGGGTAG
- a CDS encoding alpha/beta hydrolase, translating to MTTDPHGDPPVERAGATLADAAAALILVHGRGARARGMLDFAAEIDRDDVAYVAPQAHRGTWYPNSFLADLEANQPHLDSALAVLDSLVADVTAGTLDDGDGGDGVPSDRIVLLGFSQGACLATEYAARNSRRYGGVVALSGGLIGDELDPDRYRGSLDGTPAFFGCSDRDPHVPVERVHDTVRLYEDRGADVTERIYEGMGHTVVEDELAYVRDLVADVAD from the coding sequence ATGACGACGGACCCCCACGGCGACCCGCCCGTCGAGCGCGCCGGCGCCACCCTCGCCGACGCCGCGGCGGCGCTGATCCTCGTCCACGGCCGCGGCGCGCGGGCCCGCGGGATGCTCGACTTCGCGGCCGAGATCGACCGGGACGACGTCGCGTACGTCGCGCCGCAGGCCCACCGGGGGACGTGGTACCCGAACTCCTTCCTCGCCGATCTGGAGGCCAACCAGCCACACCTCGACTCCGCGCTCGCGGTCCTCGATTCGCTCGTCGCGGACGTGACCGCGGGAACGCTCGACGACGGGGACGGCGGCGACGGTGTCCCGTCCGATCGGATCGTCCTGCTCGGCTTCTCGCAGGGGGCCTGCCTCGCGACCGAGTACGCCGCCCGGAACTCCCGCCGGTACGGCGGCGTCGTCGCCCTCTCGGGCGGGCTGATCGGGGACGAACTCGACCCCGATCGATACCGGGGCTCGCTGGACGGGACCCCCGCCTTCTTCGGCTGTAGCGACCGCGACCCGCACGTCCCCGTCGAGCGCGTCCACGACACCGTCCGCCTCTACGAGGACCGCGGCGCCGACGTCACCGAACGGATCTACGAGGGGATGGGCCACACCGTCGTCGAGGACGAACTCGCGTACGTCCGCGACCTCGTCGCCGACGTCGCGGACTGA
- the pth2 gene encoding peptidyl-tRNA hydrolase Pth2, with translation MKQAIVARTDVGMGTGKLAAQVAHASLSAYEKADERARRRWKDGGQKKVVLKGSGERELYELSEIADREGLPNAVVRDAGHTQLEPGTVTALAVGPAEDDLVDRVTGDLSLL, from the coding sequence ATGAAGCAGGCCATCGTCGCCCGCACGGACGTCGGGATGGGCACGGGAAAGCTCGCCGCGCAGGTCGCCCACGCCTCGCTGTCGGCCTACGAGAAGGCCGACGAGCGCGCCCGCCGGCGCTGGAAGGACGGCGGCCAGAAGAAGGTCGTCCTGAAGGGCTCCGGCGAGCGCGAACTGTACGAACTGTCGGAGATCGCCGACCGCGAGGGACTGCCGAACGCCGTCGTCCGCGACGCGGGCCACACCCAACTCGAACCGGGGACCGTCACCGCGCTCGCGGTCGGCCCTGCCGAGGACGACCTCGTCGACCGCGTGACGGGCGACCTCTCGCTGCTCTGA